A single Methylobacterium sp. 17Sr1-1 DNA region contains:
- the denD gene encoding D-erythronate dehydrogenase, giving the protein MHILILGAAGMVGRKLLDRLVKDGSLGGETISRLTLHDVVPPEAPAGTAIPVSLSASDFSDPGEAERLVAGRPDVIFHLAAIVSGEAEADFDKGYRINLDGTRRLYDAVRAIGEGYKPRFVFTSSVAVFGAPMPDPIPDEYLTAPLTSYGTQKAIGELLLSDYSRRGIFDGVGIRLPTICVRPGKPNKAASGFFSGIIREPLAGQEAVLPVSDQVRHWHASPRSAVGFLLHAATIDTKRLGDRRNLTMPGVGATVAEQIEALRRAAGDAAVARIRREPDPTIERIVSGWPRTFDARRAQELGFKAEPDFDAIVRAHIEDELGGKVPA; this is encoded by the coding sequence ATGCATATCCTCATCCTCGGTGCCGCCGGCATGGTCGGCCGCAAGCTCCTCGACCGGCTGGTCAAGGACGGCTCCCTCGGCGGCGAGACCATCTCGCGCCTGACCCTGCACGACGTGGTGCCGCCCGAGGCACCCGCCGGCACCGCGATCCCGGTCTCGCTCTCGGCCTCCGACTTCTCCGATCCCGGCGAGGCCGAGCGCCTGGTCGCCGGCCGGCCGGACGTGATCTTCCACCTCGCGGCGATCGTGTCGGGCGAAGCGGAGGCCGATTTCGACAAGGGCTACCGGATCAACCTCGACGGCACCCGCCGCCTCTACGACGCCGTGCGGGCGATCGGGGAGGGCTACAAGCCGCGCTTCGTCTTCACCTCGTCGGTGGCGGTGTTCGGCGCGCCGATGCCCGACCCGATCCCCGACGAGTACCTGACGGCGCCGCTCACCAGCTACGGCACCCAGAAGGCGATCGGCGAGCTTCTGCTCTCCGACTACAGCCGGCGGGGAATCTTCGACGGCGTCGGCATCCGCCTCCCCACCATCTGCGTCCGGCCGGGCAAGCCCAACAAGGCGGCCTCGGGCTTCTTCTCCGGCATCATCCGCGAGCCGCTCGCCGGCCAGGAGGCGGTGCTGCCGGTCTCCGACCAGGTCCGTCACTGGCACGCCTCGCCGCGCTCGGCGGTCGGCTTCCTGCTGCATGCCGCGACGATCGACACCAAGCGCCTCGGCGATCGCCGCAACCTGACCATGCCGGGGGTCGGCGCCACGGTGGCCGAGCAGATCGAGGCCCTGCGCCGCGCCGCGGGTGATGCCGCCGTCGCCCGCATCCGCCGCGAGCCCGACCCGACGATCGAGCGCATCGTCTCCGGCTGGCCCCGCACCTTCGACGCGCGGCGCGCGCAGGAGCTCGGCTTCAAGGCCGAGCCCGACTTCGATGCGATCGTGCGGGCGCATATCGAGGACGAGCTGGGCGGGAAGGTGCCGGCGTAA
- the gltA gene encoding citrate synthase, translated as MSLPTSTLTVNGRAIEMPTKAGTIGPSVIDISKLYAQTGQFTYDPGFTSTASCESKITYIDGDEGVLLYRGYPIEQLAEHGDFLETCYLLLYGELPTAAQKADFDYRVTRHTMVHDQMNRFFQGFRRDAHPMAVMVASVGALSAFYHDSTDITDEKQRMIASMRMIAKMPTLAAMAYKYTIGQPFVYPKNDLDYTSNFLRMCFAVPCEEYQPNPVLSRALDRIFILHADHEQNASTSTVRLAGSSGANPFACIAAGIACLWGPAHGGANEAALKMLAEIGTPERVSEYVAKAKDKNDPFRLMGFGHRVYKNYDPRARIMQKTTHEVLSELGIKDDPLLDVAMELEQIALKDDYFIEKKLYPNIDFYSGITLKAMGFPTSMFTVLFALARTVGWISQWAEMIEDPSQKIGRPRQLYTGAPKRDYVTVAQRG; from the coding sequence ATGAGCCTCCCCACCAGCACCCTCACGGTGAACGGCCGCGCGATCGAGATGCCCACCAAGGCCGGCACGATCGGTCCGAGCGTCATCGACATCAGCAAGCTCTACGCGCAGACCGGCCAGTTCACCTACGACCCGGGCTTCACCTCGACCGCCTCCTGCGAGTCGAAGATCACCTACATCGACGGCGACGAGGGCGTGCTCCTGTACCGGGGCTACCCGATCGAGCAGCTGGCCGAGCACGGCGACTTCCTCGAGACCTGCTACCTGCTGCTGTACGGCGAGCTGCCGACCGCGGCCCAGAAGGCCGACTTCGACTACCGCGTCACGCGCCACACCATGGTGCATGACCAGATGAACCGGTTCTTCCAGGGCTTCCGCCGCGACGCCCACCCGATGGCCGTCATGGTGGCCTCGGTCGGCGCGCTCTCGGCGTTCTACCACGACTCGACCGACATCACGGACGAGAAGCAGCGCATGATCGCCTCCATGCGCATGATCGCCAAGATGCCGACGCTCGCGGCCATGGCGTACAAGTACACGATCGGCCAGCCCTTCGTGTATCCGAAGAACGACCTCGACTACACCTCGAACTTCCTGCGGATGTGTTTCGCGGTGCCGTGCGAGGAGTACCAGCCTAACCCGGTGCTGTCGCGCGCGCTCGACCGGATCTTCATCCTGCACGCCGACCACGAGCAGAACGCCTCGACCTCGACGGTGCGTCTGGCCGGCTCCTCGGGCGCCAACCCCTTCGCCTGCATCGCCGCCGGCATCGCCTGCCTGTGGGGTCCCGCCCATGGCGGCGCCAACGAGGCGGCGCTGAAGATGCTGGCCGAGATCGGCACGCCGGAGCGCGTCTCCGAGTACGTCGCCAAGGCCAAGGACAAGAACGATCCCTTCCGCCTGATGGGCTTCGGTCACCGGGTCTACAAGAACTACGACCCGCGCGCCCGCATCATGCAGAAGACCACCCACGAGGTGCTGAGCGAGCTCGGCATCAAGGACGATCCGCTGCTCGACGTCGCGATGGAGCTGGAGCAGATCGCCCTCAAGGACGATTACTTCATCGAGAAGAAGCTGTACCCGAACATCGACTTCTACTCGGGCATCACGCTCAAGGCGATGGGCTTCCCGACCTCGATGTTCACGGTGCTGTTCGCGCTCGCCCGCACCGTCGGCTGGATCAGCCAGTGGGCCGAGATGATCGAGGACCCGTCCCAGAAGATCGGCCGTCCGCGCCAGCTCTACACCGGCGCCCCGAAGCGGGATTACGTGACGGTGGCTCAGCGCGGCTGA
- the gltX gene encoding glutamate--tRNA ligase — MSSVVTRFAPSPTGFLHIGGGRTALFNWLYARRHGGRMLLRIEDTDRERSTQGAIDAILDGLNWLGLDWDGDVVYQFARAARHREVAEGLLATGRAYHCYATPDELTEMREAARREGKPIRYDGRWRDRDPSEAPVGVKPVIRLRAPTDGETVVEDAVQGRVVWQNKDLDDLVLLRSDGTPTYMLAVVVDDHDMGVTHVIRGDDHLTNAARQTQIYQALGWDVPNMSHIPLIHGPDGAKLSKRHGALGVDAYRDLGYLPVALRNYLVRLGWSHGDQEIFSTEEMIAAFDLASVGRSPARFDFAKLENLNGHYIRSSSDEALVEAIEAILPTQGQRWGLSAPLDPALREKFIAAMPGLKERAKTLIELVDSAYYLYAPRPLALDEKATGLLGNGGRERLAGALTHLEALDEWSAASTEGAVRHFAESTGVKLGQVAQPLRAALTGRTTSPPLFDVMAVLGREESLERLREQVAA; from the coding sequence ATGTCCTCCGTCGTCACCCGCTTTGCCCCGTCGCCCACGGGCTTCCTCCACATCGGCGGGGGCCGCACGGCACTGTTCAACTGGCTCTACGCGCGCCGGCACGGCGGCCGGATGCTGCTGCGCATCGAGGACACCGACCGCGAGCGCTCGACGCAAGGGGCCATCGACGCGATCCTCGACGGGCTCAACTGGCTCGGCCTCGATTGGGACGGCGACGTGGTCTACCAGTTCGCCCGCGCCGCCCGGCACCGCGAGGTGGCGGAGGGGCTGCTCGCAACGGGGCGGGCCTATCACTGCTACGCCACGCCCGACGAGCTGACCGAGATGCGCGAGGCCGCCCGCCGCGAGGGCAAGCCGATCCGCTACGACGGCCGCTGGCGCGACCGGGACCCCTCGGAGGCGCCCGTCGGCGTCAAGCCGGTGATCCGGCTTCGCGCCCCCACCGACGGCGAGACCGTGGTCGAGGACGCGGTGCAGGGCCGGGTGGTGTGGCAGAACAAGGACCTCGACGACCTCGTCCTGCTGCGCTCGGACGGCACGCCGACCTACATGCTGGCGGTGGTGGTCGACGACCACGACATGGGCGTGACCCATGTCATCCGCGGCGACGACCATCTCACCAACGCGGCGCGCCAGACCCAGATCTACCAGGCGCTCGGCTGGGACGTGCCGAACATGTCGCACATCCCGCTGATCCACGGGCCGGACGGGGCGAAGCTCTCGAAGCGCCACGGCGCGCTGGGCGTCGACGCCTATCGCGACCTCGGCTACCTGCCGGTCGCCCTGCGCAACTACCTCGTGCGCCTCGGCTGGAGCCACGGCGACCAGGAGATTTTTTCGACCGAGGAGATGATCGCCGCCTTCGATCTCGCCTCGGTCGGGCGCTCGCCGGCCCGGTTCGACTTCGCCAAGCTCGAGAACCTGAACGGGCACTACATCCGCTCGTCCTCGGACGAGGCGCTGGTGGAGGCGATCGAGGCGATCCTGCCGACGCAAGGGCAGCGCTGGGGCCTCTCGGCTCCCCTCGATCCGGCCTTGCGGGAAAAATTCATCGCCGCGATGCCGGGGCTGAAGGAGCGGGCCAAGACCCTGATCGAACTCGTCGACAGCGCCTACTACCTCTACGCGCCCCGCCCCCTCGCCCTCGACGAGAAGGCGACCGGCCTCCTCGGCAATGGCGGGCGCGAGCGGCTGGCCGGCGCGCTCACCCACCTCGAAGCGCTCGACGAGTGGAGCGCCGCCTCGACCGAGGGTGCGGTGCGGCATTTCGCCGAGAGCACCGGGGTCAAGCTCGGGCAGGTGGCCCAGCCCCTGCGGGCCGCGCTCACCGGCCGGACGACGTCGCCGCCGCTCTTCGACGTGATGGCGGTGCTCGGCCGCGAGGAGAGCCTGGAGCGCCTGCGCGAGCAGGTTGCGGCCTGA